One Lampris incognitus isolate fLamInc1 chromosome 14, fLamInc1.hap2, whole genome shotgun sequence DNA window includes the following coding sequences:
- the copa gene encoding coatomer subunit alpha produces MLTKFETKSARVKGLSFHPKRPWILASLHNGVIQLWDYRMCTLIDKFDEHDGPVRGIDFHKQQPLFVSGGDDYKIKVWNYKLRRCLFTLLGHLDYIRTTFFHHEYPWILSASDDQTIRIWNWQSRTCVCVLTGHNHYVMCAQFHPSEDLVVSASLDQTVRVWDISGLRKKNLSPGAVETEVRGISGVDLFGASDAVVKHVLEGHDRGVNWAAFHPSMPLIVSGADDRQVKIWRMNESKAWELDTCRGHYNNVSCAVFHPRQELILSNSEDKSIRVWDMSKRTGVQTFRRDHDRFWVLGAHPNLNLFAAGHDSGMLVFKLERERPAYAVYANMLFYVKDRFLRQLDFNSSKDTAVMQLRSGSKFPVFSMSYNPAENAVLLCTRATNLENSTYDLYSIPKESDSQNPDAPEGKRSSGLTAVWVARNRFAVLDRMHSLLIKNLKNEIVKKVQVPSCEEIFYAGTGSLLLRDADGVTLFDVQQKRSLATVKIAKVKYVVWSADTSHVALLAKHAIMICNRKLESLCNIHENIRVKSGAWDESGVFIYTTSNHIKYALTSGDHGIIRTLDLPIYVTRVRGHSVYCLDRECRPRVLTIDPTEYRFKLALVNRKYEEVLHMVRNAKLVGQSIIAYLQKKGYPEVALHFVKDEKTRFSLALECGNIEVALEAAKALDERSCWERLGEAALLQGHHQVVEMCYQRTKNFDKLTFLYLITGNLAKLRKMMKIAEIRKDMSGHYQGALYLGDVSERVRILKNCGQKSLAYLTAATHGMDEEAEALKETFDPEKETVPEVDPNAQLLQPPPPINPLDTNWPLLTVSKGFFEGAIAAKGKAGQMAADLDMDAPGGEGWGEDAELQLDEDGFMDAQEGLGEEGGVAKEEGGGWEVEEDLDLPPELEMQAGTGGGTEDGFFVPPTKGMSPTQMWCNNSQLPVDHILAGSFETTMRLLHDQVGVVNFAPYKSLFMQTLSRGRTCYLGLPSLPCLRGHPQRNWKDCGAKQGLPAVGLHLSDLIARLQQCYQLTTSGRFEEAVERFRAILLSVPLLVVDNKQEIAEAQQLITICREYIVGLTMETERKKLPKDTLEQQKRLCEMAAYFTHCSLQPVHMVLVLRTALNLFFKLKNFKTAAGFARRLLELGPKQEVAQQTRKILAACEKTLTDAHQLNYDPHNPFDLCAASFVPLYRGRPVEKCPLSGACYSPIYKGQVCRVTQVTEIGKDVIGLRVSPLQFR; encoded by the exons ATTTCCACAAGCAGCAACCACTGTTTGTATCTGGTGGAGATGATTACAAGATTAAG GTGTGGAACTACAAGCTGAGACGCTGCCTCTTCACTCTTCTTGGACACCTTGACTACATAAGAACCACCTTCTTCCACCAT GAGTATCCCTGGATTCTGAGTGCCTCAGATGACCAGACTATTCGAATCTGGAACTGGCAGTCCAGGACATGTGTCTG TGTGCTGACAGGGCACAATCACTATGTGATGTGTGCCCAGTTCCACCCATCTGAGGACCTGGTTGTATCTGCCAGTCTTGACCAGACCGTGCGTGTGTGGGATATTTCCG GTCTGAGAAAGAAGAACCTCTCTCCTGGCGCCGTGGAGACGGAGGTGCGTGGCATCTCTGGCGTTGACTTGTTTGGCGCATCAGACGCTGTTGTCAAGCATGTCCTTGAG GGTCATGACCGAGGAGTCAACTGGGCAGCCTTCCACCCCAGCATGCCTCTGATCGTGTCCGGAGCTGACGACAGGCAGGTCAAAATCTGGAGGATGAACG AGTCCAAGGCATGGGAGCTGGATACCTGCCGAGGACATTACAACAATGTGTCCTGTGCAGTCTTCCACCCGCGCCAGGAGCTCATCCTGTCCAACTCCGAGGACAAGAGCATCAGGGTCTGGGACATGTCCAAGAGGACTGGTGTCCAAACCTTCCGCAGAGACCACGACCGCTTCTGGGTGCTGGGGGCTCATCCTAACCTCAACTTGTTTGCTGCCG gtCACGACAGCGGGATGCTGGTGTTCAAGCTGGAGCGGGAGCGTCCTGCCTATGCTGTATATGCTAACATGCTTTTCTACGTCAAGGACCGCTTCCTCCGCCAGCTGGACTTCAACAGCAGCAAGGATACTGCAGTCATGCAGCTACGCAG TGGGTCAAAGTTTCCAGTTTTTAGCATGTCCTACAACCCTGCCGAAAATGCGGTGCTGCTCTGTACT AGGGCGACCAACTTGGAGAACAGCACCTATGACCTGTACTCCATTCCCAAAGAGAGCGACTCTCAGAACCCTGAcg cacCTGAGGGGAAGAGGTCCTCTGGTCTGACTGCAGTCTGGGTGGCCAGAAATAGGTTTGCTGTCTTGGACCGCATGCACTCA TTGCTGATTAAAAACCTGAAGAATGAAATAGTGAAGAAAGTGCAGGTCCCAAGCTGCGAGGAGATCTTCTATGCTGGCACGGGCTCACTGCTGCTGCGCGATGCGGATGGCGTCACCCTATTTGATGTGCAGCAGAAGCGCTCACTGGCTACAGTCAAGATTGCAAAGGTCAAGTATGTGGTGTGGAGTGCGGACACCAGCCACGTAGCTCTGCTGGCCAAACATG CTATCATGATCTGCAACCGCAAGCTGGAGAGTCTGTGTAACATCCATGAGAACATCAGGGTGAAGAGTGGAGCCTGGGACGAGAGCGGagtcttcatctacaccacttCCAACCACATCAAATATGCACTCACTTCCGG TGACCACGGAATCATCAGGACTCTGGACCTGCCCATCTATGTGACTCGTGTGAGGGGCCATAGTGTCTACTGCTTGGACCGGGAGTGCAGGCCCCGAGTACTCACCATTGACCCCACCGAATACCGCTTTAAACTGGCCCTGGTCAACCGCAAATACGAAGAG GTGCTCCACATGGTACGTAACGCCAAACTGGTTGGCCAGTCCATCATTGCCTACCTGCAGAAGAAGGGCTACCCAGAGGTGGCGCTGCACTTTGTCAAAGACGAGAAGACCCGCTTCAGCCTAGCTCTGGAGTGTGGCAACATTGAG GTGGCACTAGAGGCAGCCAAAGCTTTGGATGAGCGCAGCTGTTGGGAACGTCTTGGTGAGGCTGCCCTGCTGCAGGGTCACCATCAGGTTGTGGAGATGTGCTACCAGAGGACCAAGAACTTCGACAAGCTCACCTTCCTCTACCTCATCACTGGCAACTTGGCTAAGCTGCGCAAGATGATGAAAATTG CTGAGATCAGGAAGGACATGAGTGGCCACTATCAGGGAGCTCTCTACCTGGGAGACGTCAGTGAGAGAGTCCGCATCCTCAAGAACTGTGGACAGA AGTCTCTGGCTTACCTGACCGCTGCCACCCATGGAATGGATGAAGAGGCTGAGGCGCTGAAAGAGACCTTTGACCCAGAAAAAGAAACT GTGCCAGAGGTGGATCCCAATGCCCAACTGCTGCAGCCCCCACCACCCATTAACCCACTGGATACCAATTGGCCTCTGCTCACTGTGTCCAAGGGCTTCTTCGAAGGAGCCATTGCAGCTAAGG GGAAGGCAGGTCAGATGGCAGCGGATCTGGACATGGATGCTCCTGGAGGAGAGGGATGGGGAGAGGATGCAGAGCTTCAGCTGGATGAag ATGGCTTCATGGATGCCCAGGAGGGGTTAGGAGAAGAGGGAGGAGTGGccaaggaggaaggaggaggctgGGAGGTTGAAGAGGATCTGGATCTTCCTCCAGAGCTG GAAATGCAAGCAGGCACAGGGGGCGGAACTGAGGATGGCTTCTTCGTCCCACCCACCAAGGGCATGAGTCCAACCCAGATGTGGTGCAACAACTCACAGCTGCCAGTGGACCACATCTTGGCAGGCTCCTTCGAGACCACCATGAGA CTGCTCCATGACCAGGTAGGAGTGGTGAACTTTGCCCCCTACAAGTCCCTGTTTATGCAGACGTTGTCCCGAGGTCGTACCTGTTACTTGGGCTTGCCTTCCCTTCCCTGCCTTCGTGGCCACCCTCAGAGGAACTGGAAG GACTGCGGGGCAAAGCAGGGTCTGCCAGCTGTGGGCCTgcacctgtctgatctcattgCCCGCCTGCAGCAGTGCTACCAGCTGACCACGTCCGGACGGTTCGAGGAAGCTGTGGAgcgcttccgagccatcctgcttTCTGTTCCACTGCTGGTAGTGGATAACAAGCAGGAAATTGCAGAG GCCCAACAGCTGATAACAATCTGCAGAGAGTACATTGTGGGACTGACCAtggagacagagaggaaaaagTTGCCTAAAGACACACTGGAGCAGCAGAAGCGGCTGTGTGAG ATGGCAGCTTACTTCACCCACTGCAGTCTCCAGCCAGTCCATATGGTCCTAGTTCTGCGCACAGCTCTGAACCTCTTCTTCAAACTGAAAAACTTCAAGACGGCAGCCGGCTTTGCACGACGCCTGCTTGAGCTTGGGCCCAAACAAGAAGTTGCGCAACAG ACACGCAAGATTTTGGCAGCCTGCGAGAAGACTCTGACAGATGCCCACCAGTTGAATTATGACCCCCACAATCCATTTGACCTGTGCGCTGCCTCTTTCGTCCCCCTGTACCGTGGGCGTCCAGTGGAGAAGTGTCCTCTGTCTGGCGCCTGCTATTCACCCATATACAAGGGCCAGGTCTGCAGGGTCACACAG GTGACCGAGATTGGCAAGGATGTGATTGGTCTGCGAGTGAGCCCCCTCCAGTTCCGTTAG